One Algibacter sp. L3A6 genomic region harbors:
- a CDS encoding gliding motility protein RemB — MKQFLFLVFILAQCVGYTQGNPYSEKPPLFPACDSISFSKQQKCFDNQVHAHIYNSFKVPVRVENEKYKGEVVVLFEVDTTGQFQVMYVDAVYNELKEEAKRVFSSLPKIKPATYSGRATFKQYSLQIKIPLVDASFESVEDETVNPISKLEQQAKQEFDKVNKDLKDFENKAYNSQLNIQFTHSDYAKFDRQMNVVGTNSHTASKPFVYDDVASYYDFEAEKEALQRETETWAGQKLWNEHLVQLQSDDYWFTIDPIFDLEVGKDTDAEFSSTYNNTRGFLVQGGLGEKFNFYAAVFESQGRFADYVNRYAESLKAFGPDPAIIPGRGIAKRFKTDSYDYPVAEAYMSYAPAKFVNIQFGHGKNFIGDGYRSLLLSDVASPHPFLKLNTKFWKIKYTNTWMWLKDVRPEVTEDGAFLTKYMANHYLSWNVSKRFNLGLFESVIWSNTNNRGFDVNYLNPIIFYRAIEFETGQDAGNAVIGATAKYKWNDNVNLYSQFVLDEFSLADVKAGERSWKNKFGYQLGVKYFNAFKVENLLLQFEYNRIRPYTYSHNTIATNYGHNNQSMAHLWGANFSEAIFIGRYHYKRWFADAKLIFGVRGLDFNDDTDGFSYGADIYKNYNDRPFDSGVEVGQGIKTNVFNGNLQAGYVINPASNMKVFTDITVRNFNPEATTATTSKNSTVWFNFGIRTDLFNWYFDY; from the coding sequence ATGAAGCAATTTCTTTTCCTAGTTTTCATTTTGGCTCAATGTGTTGGTTATACTCAAGGCAATCCGTATTCGGAAAAGCCTCCTCTGTTTCCAGCGTGTGATAGTATTTCATTCAGTAAACAACAAAAATGTTTCGATAACCAAGTACATGCACACATCTATAATAGTTTTAAGGTACCTGTAAGAGTTGAAAACGAAAAATATAAAGGAGAAGTTGTGGTTCTTTTTGAAGTGGATACAACGGGTCAGTTTCAGGTGATGTATGTTGATGCTGTCTATAATGAATTGAAGGAAGAGGCTAAGCGTGTGTTTTCAAGTCTTCCAAAAATTAAACCAGCCACTTATAGTGGTCGTGCTACGTTTAAGCAATATTCTCTTCAAATTAAAATTCCTTTGGTTGATGCTAGTTTTGAGAGCGTAGAAGATGAAACGGTTAATCCAATTTCTAAGTTAGAGCAACAAGCTAAGCAAGAATTTGATAAGGTTAATAAAGATTTAAAGGACTTTGAGAATAAAGCTTATAACAGTCAATTAAATATTCAGTTTACCCATAGCGATTATGCTAAGTTTGATAGGCAAATGAATGTTGTAGGTACCAATAGCCACACGGCATCAAAACCTTTTGTTTATGATGATGTGGCAAGTTATTACGATTTTGAAGCAGAAAAAGAAGCTCTACAGCGTGAAACTGAAACTTGGGCCGGACAAAAACTTTGGAACGAGCATTTGGTGCAATTGCAAAGTGACGATTATTGGTTTACAATAGATCCTATTTTCGATTTAGAAGTTGGTAAAGATACCGATGCCGAGTTTAGTTCTACATATAATAATACCCGAGGGTTTTTGGTTCAAGGTGGTTTGGGAGAGAAGTTTAATTTCTATGCGGCAGTTTTTGAAAGTCAAGGGCGTTTCGCAGATTATGTAAATAGATATGCTGAAAGTTTAAAAGCCTTCGGACCCGATCCGGCTATTATTCCTGGGCGTGGTATTGCTAAAAGATTTAAAACAGATTCTTACGATTATCCTGTTGCGGAAGCTTACATGTCTTATGCGCCTGCAAAATTTGTAAATATTCAATTTGGGCATGGTAAAAATTTTATAGGTGATGGTTATCGTTCGTTATTATTGAGTGATGTTGCTAGTCCGCACCCATTCCTTAAATTAAACACCAAATTTTGGAAAATAAAATATACCAATACTTGGATGTGGTTAAAAGATGTACGCCCTGAAGTTACTGAAGATGGAGCATTTCTAACGAAATATATGGCTAACCATTATTTAAGCTGGAATGTCTCGAAGCGATTTAATCTTGGATTATTTGAATCGGTAATTTGGAGTAACACTAATAATCGAGGCTTTGATGTTAATTATTTAAACCCTATTATTTTTTATAGAGCTATAGAGTTTGAGACGGGACAAGATGCGGGAAATGCTGTTATAGGTGCTACCGCAAAATATAAGTGGAATGATAATGTAAATTTATATAGCCAATTTGTGTTAGATGAATTTTCTTTAGCTGATGTAAAAGCAGGGGAGAGAAGTTGGAAAAACAAGTTTGGATATCAATTGGGCGTTAAGTATTTTAATGCTTTTAAGGTTGAAAACTTACTGCTTCAATTTGAATATAATCGCATTCGTCCTTACACATATTCGCATAACACGATAGCCACAAATTACGGACATAATAATCAGTCTATGGCACATTTGTGGGGAGCGAACTTTAGTGAAGCTATATTTATTGGTCGTTATCATTATAAACGCTGGTTTGCCGATGCGAAGTTAATTTTTGGTGTGCGTGGTTTAGATTTTAATGATGATACAGATGGGTTTAGTTATGGCGCTGATATCTATAAAAACTACAATGATCGTCCATTCGATTCTGGAGTAGAAGTAGGGCAGGGAATTAAAACCAACGTTTTTAACGGGAATTTGCAAGCTGGTTATGTTATTAATCCGGCATCGAACATGAAGGTGTTTACGGATATTACAGTTAGAAATTTTAATCCAGAGGCAACTACAGCCACCACGTCTAAAAATAGTACAGTTTGGTTTAACTTCGGAATTAGAACGGATTTGTTTAATTGGTATTTCGATTATTAA
- a CDS encoding T9SS type A sorting domain-containing protein, whose protein sequence is MKTKLLFLFSFMLAAFAHAQFTSSPGDIIFTEFLPDPSTSSEAQGEWFEIMNTTSSDIDIEGWTIRDGSSSKRSHLIIGSLIVPANGYLLLTSNSDAAVNGGLVSSYQYGVISPTPLVSGSGTGSNFPTFNNSNSFDDGVGGCNSSVDEDGIDDEADGLRLLMPIISDPEVDTTDFVEIDRFEYDFGYNATNLAGSGKPDGIPNLQLLPDWDGSFTQLSGSSCYNGNASLDDDVSVQLVNGSWVFSDPSVGVYGSTSYYGTPGAANTNVLSVDKNVLASKFKIYPNPAQDHIKIDADNVNVSSIEMYSIVGKRLISEKNLVNNKLDISSLNSGVYLLKINALEGSLVKKIIVE, encoded by the coding sequence ATGAAAACAAAACTACTTTTTCTTTTTTCTTTTATGCTTGCTGCTTTTGCGCATGCTCAATTCACATCTTCTCCTGGAGATATAATATTTACTGAATTTTTACCAGATCCTTCCACATCAAGTGAAGCTCAAGGGGAATGGTTTGAGATTATGAATACTACTAGTTCTGATATTGATATTGAAGGATGGACTATTAGAGATGGTTCTTCAAGTAAGAGGTCGCACCTTATTATAGGGTCTTTAATTGTTCCGGCTAATGGCTACTTGTTATTGACATCAAATAGTGATGCTGCTGTTAATGGTGGTTTAGTCTCATCTTATCAGTATGGTGTAATATCACCAACACCATTGGTTTCTGGTTCAGGAACAGGGTCTAATTTTCCTACGTTTAATAATTCTAATAGTTTTGATGACGGAGTAGGTGGATGTAATAGTAGTGTTGATGAAGATGGAATTGATGATGAGGCAGATGGTTTAAGGTTATTAATGCCGATTATTAGTGATCCTGAAGTAGATACAACAGATTTTGTTGAAATAGATAGATTTGAGTATGATTTTGGATATAACGCTACAAATTTAGCGGGAAGCGGAAAACCAGATGGTATTCCAAATTTACAATTACTTCCTGATTGGGATGGCTCTTTTACTCAGTTGTCAGGGTCGTCTTGTTATAATGGAAATGCATCTTTGGATGATGATGTAAGTGTACAGTTGGTAAATGGTAGTTGGGTGTTTTCAGACCCAAGCGTTGGTGTTTATGGTTCTACCAGTTATTACGGGACCCCTGGCGCAGCAAATACAAACGTGCTTTCTGTTGATAAAAATGTACTTGCTTCAAAATTTAAGATTTATCCAAATCCAGCACAAGATCATATTAAAATAGATGCCGATAATGTAAATGTTTCATCTATAGAAATGTATAGTATTGTTGGTAAAAGATTAATTTCAGAAAAGAATTTAGTAAATAATAAATTAGATATCTCAAGTTTAAACAGTGGTGTTTATCTTTTAAAAATAAACGCATTAGAAGGAAGCTTGGTTAAAAAAATTATAGTTGAGTAG
- a CDS encoding chondroitinase-B domain-containing protein translates to MNKLFSLLLVVVLCFSCNGKVEDSGTLVSTNEELYEAIKNVKAGDNIVLANGVWENVEIKFVGEGTENAPITLKAETPGQVFIEGVSNLEIAGNYLVVEGLFFQNGYTPTSNVIAFRTSEEKVANYSRVTNCVILDYNQKQRDKDDLWIQLFGKHNKVDHCYIAGKTNGGPTLRVDLKGNQSIRNYHQIVNNHFGPRPRKGGARGESIQLGSSFTSMSPSNTTIANNLFEECNGEVEVISSKTNFNVIRNNVFYKSEGSVVTRHGNYAVIDGNYFIGDGVNKNYGGIRLVNTGHWVINNYFYNIIGENFRSPLAVMNGIPKSPLNRYNQVTDVVVAYNTYVNCKSPWQFGVGTNIAQSDVLPKSEIRSARPIRTVVANNVIYNTEGDLLPVVEHDKADGVLFKSNVINNNDVKFKDYNGGLQNAKLELKKVSENISIPVGVPSEVTPYIGFEFNTITKDLAGNSRADQNKIGAFVNADMLDPNILDKSKYGASWYSNEIAVKEANIFTVANAEELQAKINEAQNGDIIALNAGVYQISKSIEINKSITIQSQEKAKAQIVFSGEGNSPLFSLNPKGILTLKDVSLKGNNSNYAFASLKENMSNHFGLAVSGCDISDFNYVLKVYKESFSEKITFENTSISNCENGLELSEETNDKGDYNTEYLTVNNCTFDNVKQNVIDYYRGGYDESTIGGNLLVTNSTFTNCGSNEPNKTLLNHRGVVYVNITKNTFKDNKVDYVSILWGAKENYASDNDLSNSGEIKTEENLKMKLMY, encoded by the coding sequence ATGAATAAGTTGTTTAGCCTTTTATTGGTAGTTGTTTTATGTTTTTCTTGTAACGGAAAAGTTGAAGATTCAGGTACTTTAGTAAGCACCAATGAGGAATTGTACGAGGCTATTAAAAATGTTAAAGCTGGAGATAATATTGTTTTGGCAAACGGTGTTTGGGAAAACGTAGAAATAAAATTTGTAGGTGAAGGAACCGAAAATGCTCCAATTACATTAAAAGCAGAAACGCCTGGTCAAGTATTCATAGAAGGTGTTTCTAATTTAGAAATTGCCGGAAATTATTTAGTTGTAGAAGGCTTGTTTTTTCAAAATGGGTATACACCAACAAGTAATGTTATCGCGTTTAGAACTAGCGAGGAGAAAGTTGCCAACTATTCTAGAGTTACCAACTGTGTAATTTTGGATTACAACCAAAAACAACGTGATAAAGATGATCTTTGGATACAGCTTTTTGGAAAACATAATAAAGTCGATCATTGTTATATTGCAGGTAAAACTAATGGAGGTCCAACCCTTAGAGTTGATTTAAAAGGAAACCAAAGTATTAGAAATTATCATCAAATTGTAAATAACCATTTTGGTCCAAGACCAAGAAAAGGAGGGGCTCGAGGAGAATCTATCCAATTAGGTAGTAGTTTTACATCTATGTCGCCAAGTAATACAACTATTGCTAATAATTTATTTGAAGAATGTAATGGAGAGGTAGAGGTTATTTCGAGTAAAACAAATTTCAATGTAATTAGAAATAATGTGTTCTATAAAAGTGAAGGTTCTGTGGTAACACGTCATGGTAACTATGCTGTTATTGATGGTAATTATTTTATTGGAGATGGTGTTAATAAAAACTACGGAGGAATTAGACTTGTAAACACGGGGCATTGGGTTATTAATAATTATTTCTATAATATTATTGGTGAAAACTTCAGAAGTCCATTAGCTGTTATGAATGGTATACCAAAATCACCATTAAATAGATATAACCAAGTTACAGATGTTGTGGTTGCATATAATACTTATGTAAATTGTAAATCACCTTGGCAGTTTGGAGTTGGTACAAATATCGCTCAATCTGATGTGTTGCCAAAGTCGGAAATTCGTTCTGCACGACCTATTAGAACTGTTGTTGCCAACAATGTTATTTATAACACAGAAGGAGATTTATTACCGGTTGTTGAACATGATAAAGCAGATGGTGTTCTTTTTAAAAGCAACGTTATTAATAATAACGATGTAAAGTTTAAGGATTACAACGGTGGTTTACAGAATGCTAAATTAGAGTTGAAAAAAGTTTCTGAAAACATATCTATTCCGGTAGGTGTGCCAAGTGAAGTAACGCCTTATATAGGTTTTGAGTTTAATACAATAACGAAAGATTTAGCAGGGAATTCAAGAGCGGATCAAAATAAAATTGGTGCTTTTGTTAATGCTGATATGCTAGATCCTAATATTTTAGATAAGTCTAAATATGGAGCAAGTTGGTATTCTAACGAGATAGCAGTAAAAGAAGCTAACATCTTTACTGTTGCCAACGCAGAAGAACTTCAAGCTAAAATTAACGAAGCGCAAAATGGTGATATTATAGCTTTAAATGCGGGTGTTTATCAAATTTCAAAATCTATAGAAATTAATAAAAGCATTACCATACAGTCTCAAGAAAAAGCGAAAGCACAAATTGTTTTTTCTGGAGAAGGTAATTCACCTCTGTTTTCTTTAAACCCTAAAGGCATATTAACGCTTAAAGATGTGAGTTTAAAAGGAAATAACTCAAATTATGCTTTTGCTAGTTTAAAAGAGAATATGTCTAATCATTTTGGATTAGCGGTTTCGGGTTGCGATATCAGTGATTTCAATTATGTTTTAAAGGTCTATAAAGAATCTTTTTCAGAAAAAATCACCTTTGAAAACACATCTATTTCAAACTGTGAAAATGGTTTAGAGTTGTCTGAAGAAACAAACGATAAAGGCGATTATAACACAGAGTATTTAACCGTAAATAACTGTACGTTCGATAATGTAAAGCAAAACGTTATAGATTATTATCGTGGTGGTTATGATGAGTCGACTATTGGCGGAAATCTATTAGTAACTAATAGTACCTTTACTAATTGTGGCTCCAACGAGCCAAACAAGACGTTGTTAAACCATAGAGGTGTTGTTTATGTAAACATTACTAAAAACACTTTTAAAGATAATAAGGTTGATTATGTTTCTATTCTGTGGGGAGCAAAGGAGAACTATGCATCTGATAATGATCTTAGTAATTCTGGTGAAATTAAAACCGAAGAAAATTTAAAAATGAAGTTGATGTATTAG
- a CDS encoding glycoside hydrolase family 88 protein: MKTKILFLTIILAVFSCKNKTEVSTKSPQNSKNLLEKRYQKLLTYPIDSLSFPRSVNLKTNIIKKVPSKDWCSGFFPGNLWQIYELTGQEDYKTKTEQWTTFIEKEKNNNHTHDMGFKIFCSFGNGLKHEDNEEYKKVIVESAKTLSTRFNENIGSIRSWDFNKNIWQFPVIIDNMMNLELLFEATKISTDSSYHHLAIKHANTTLKNHFRPNNSCYHVVDYDTISNQPRMKVTHQGFNDESSWARGQGWAIYGYTMAYRYTKDKRYLDRAEATANFFLNHKNLPEDGIPYWDFNDPAIPNAPRDVSAGTVVSSALVELFGFTKNEKYLNYSKKVINSLKSRKYLLDENIEAPFILDHSTGNWPKKDEMDEPIVYGDYYFLETLIRLKSLSS; this comes from the coding sequence ATGAAAACAAAAATTCTATTTTTAACAATTATACTAGCCGTGTTTAGTTGCAAAAACAAAACGGAAGTCTCAACGAAATCACCACAGAACAGTAAAAACCTATTAGAAAAACGTTATCAAAAACTACTTACATACCCTATAGACTCCTTGTCATTTCCTCGTAGTGTAAATTTAAAAACTAATATTATTAAAAAAGTACCTTCGAAAGATTGGTGTAGTGGTTTTTTTCCTGGAAATCTTTGGCAAATTTATGAACTAACAGGACAAGAGGATTACAAAACAAAAACAGAGCAATGGACTACCTTCATTGAAAAGGAAAAGAACAACAACCATACACACGATATGGGTTTTAAAATCTTTTGCAGTTTTGGCAACGGACTTAAACATGAAGACAATGAAGAGTACAAAAAAGTTATAGTTGAAAGCGCAAAAACATTAAGCACGCGTTTTAATGAAAACATAGGCAGTATCCGTTCTTGGGATTTTAATAAAAATATTTGGCAATTCCCTGTGATTATTGATAACATGATGAATCTAGAACTACTGTTTGAAGCGACCAAAATCTCTACAGACAGCTCTTACCATCATTTAGCTATAAAACACGCCAATACCACTTTAAAAAACCATTTTAGACCAAACAACAGCTGCTATCATGTGGTAGACTACGATACTATTTCTAACCAACCAAGAATGAAGGTCACTCATCAAGGTTTTAATGATGAATCTTCTTGGGCTCGCGGTCAAGGCTGGGCGATTTACGGCTACACTATGGCTTATCGATATACTAAAGATAAACGCTATCTAGATAGAGCAGAAGCTACAGCTAATTTCTTTTTAAATCATAAAAACCTACCTGAAGACGGTATTCCTTATTGGGATTTTAACGACCCTGCTATTCCCAATGCACCTAGAGATGTTTCGGCAGGAACAGTTGTTTCCTCTGCCCTGGTAGAACTATTTGGCTTTACAAAAAATGAAAAATACTTAAACTATAGTAAAAAAGTAATAAACAGTCTAAAATCCAGAAAATATCTTTTAGATGAAAATATTGAAGCACCTTTTATTTTAGATCATAGCACAGGTAATTGGCCTAAAAAGGACGAAATGGACGAACCTATTGTCTATGGAGATTACTATTTTTTAGAAACATTAATTAGACTAAAATCGTTATCATCTTAA
- a CDS encoding RagB/SusD family nutrient uptake outer membrane protein — MKTYKYLFLLIGLSMIGCSDLEEEPVGLLSPTTYFTSIDKLQVAVNGAYGYMHNRYFLTRETGMTLMLRSDMIEISDPNTRQERIDHDEFTDLDDNGQTLVSWPIMYQIISAANQAIAGAETISGDEAEINAVVAQAYFARALAYYHLVRQFGDIPYLSEPVTNVEEANNIEKTATADVYTNIIADFTFAKTWLPTTQATRSIPSAGAASSYLASVYLTMGNYPMAYAEAKDVINKKNTYGYDLEPDFQNLFNSALARDSKEPIFTLDYIGDTSLGNYSTDYLVPFTGIRADDQYGSGQEGWAVLVPPLKAFTTWDDDDYRKAVSFDTTGVFDGVEEPYTKFNSFDARNKDQPYCAKYTRFRGESGGNGRASSHAYSLMRYAEVLLIAAEAANEVTPGSQEAHDWVNEVRERARDGAAGSTQSASPANVSGLSGAAFTDMVLEERRLELAFELKRWYDIARRKLGTQVFSASGLEGAKSFSEDDYLIAIPEVEQERNPNL, encoded by the coding sequence ATGAAAACATATAAATATTTATTTTTATTGATAGGATTATCAATGATAGGCTGTTCTGACTTAGAAGAAGAGCCAGTAGGGTTATTATCGCCTACAACCTACTTTACGTCTATAGACAAATTACAAGTAGCAGTTAATGGTGCTTATGGTTATATGCATAATCGCTATTTCCTAACTAGAGAAACTGGTATGACGCTTATGCTTCGTAGTGATATGATTGAAATTTCAGATCCTAACACAAGACAAGAAAGAATTGACCATGATGAGTTTACGGATCTAGATGACAATGGGCAAACCTTGGTAAGTTGGCCAATAATGTATCAAATAATTTCTGCAGCTAATCAAGCTATTGCAGGTGCAGAAACTATATCTGGAGATGAAGCGGAAATAAATGCAGTTGTTGCTCAAGCTTATTTTGCAAGAGCATTAGCATACTATCATTTAGTGAGACAATTTGGAGACATTCCTTACCTAAGCGAACCAGTAACCAATGTAGAAGAAGCTAATAATATCGAAAAAACAGCAACGGCAGACGTTTACACCAACATTATTGCAGACTTTACCTTTGCAAAAACATGGCTACCAACAACGCAAGCAACAAGATCTATACCATCTGCAGGAGCAGCGAGTTCTTATTTGGCTTCAGTTTATTTAACTATGGGAAACTATCCCATGGCTTATGCAGAAGCTAAAGATGTTATTAATAAAAAGAACACTTATGGGTATGATTTAGAACCAGATTTTCAAAATTTATTTAATTCAGCCTTAGCTCGTGATTCAAAAGAACCAATTTTTACATTAGATTATATTGGCGACACGTCTCTTGGAAATTATAGTACAGATTATCTTGTACCATTTACTGGAATTAGAGCAGATGACCAATATGGTTCTGGTCAAGAAGGTTGGGCAGTTCTAGTTCCACCACTTAAAGCTTTTACAACTTGGGATGATGATGATTACAGAAAAGCTGTTAGTTTTGATACCACAGGAGTTTTTGATGGTGTTGAAGAGCCTTATACCAAATTTAACTCGTTTGATGCCAGAAACAAAGACCAACCATACTGTGCAAAATACACACGTTTTAGAGGTGAATCTGGAGGAAATGGTAGAGCATCTAGCCATGCTTACTCACTTATGCGTTATGCAGAAGTACTTTTAATTGCAGCAGAAGCTGCTAACGAGGTTACTCCTGGAAGTCAAGAAGCACACGACTGGGTTAACGAAGTAAGAGAAAGAGCTAGAGATGGCGCTGCAGGAAGTACGCAAAGTGCATCACCAGCAAATGTTTCTGGATTATCTGGCGCTGCTTTTACAGACATGGTATTGGAAGAACGCAGATTAGAACTTGCTTTTGAACTTAAAAGATGGTACGATATTGCTAGAAGAAAATTGGGTACACAGGTATTTAGTGCATCTGGTTTAGAGGGGGCAAAATCTTTTAGCGAAGACGACTACCTTATTGCAATTCCAGAAGTAGAACAAGAGAGAAATCCAAATTTATAA